DNA from Terriglobus tenax:
ACAAAACCGCGTCTGGTATTCTTCGACCGGCAACATGACGCAGAATCGAATCAAACGCGAAAAGACATCCGGAGCTTGCGTATCGACGCTGAAGATTCTGCAATGATTTCGAAGCCGAGCGAGCCGGAACTTTTACTGCCGGACATCCTCCGCAAAGATCTGGATGTGGTGTTCTGCGGAATCAATCCTGCGTTGAGCGCAGCCCGTGCGGGACACCATTTCTCAAGTGGCAGCAACCGGTTCTGGCGTGTGCTTCACCTGGCGGGGTTCACGCCGAATCAGATTCTGCCGGCAGACGACCGCACGATTCTTCAATACGGTTGTGGTTTGACAGCTGCCGTAGAACGGCCAACGGTAGGAGCGAACGAACTGACCCGCCGTGAGTTTCGCGCATCCGCCGACGGACTGGAACGGAAGCTTCGACGGTATCGTCCGCGCTTCCTGGCGTTTCTCGGCAAACCAGCGTTTGCAGCCATCTTTCAGCAAAGAACCGTCGAATGGGGACCGCAGTCCATGCGGTTTGGCGGTGCCGAGGTCTGGGTTTTACCCAACCCCAGCGGACTCAACCGGGCATTCAGCCTTGAGGCGCTGGTGTCTTCCTACCGGGAGCTTCGGACCGCTTTGCAACGGCAGTCGCAATGACTTGCCGTTCCTTATCGCCGCGACCGTACAATTCTGGACAAACAACGAAGGGGAACTCTTATGAAGATGCAACGCCGCAAGATGCTTGGAGTGCTGACGGCTGCCGCCGGGTCGGCGTTGATGCCGGGTTCGTTTGTCGTGGCGGAGCAGGCGGCTGAGGCGAAGCCCGGGGCGAAAGAGACAGTGGCCGGTATTGGAGGCTTCTTCTTTCGTGCACATGACCCGAAGACTCTGGCCCAGTGGTACCTGGATCACCTGGGTATCTCCGTAATGCCGCAGAGCTATGGTGCGCCGGTGTGGACACAACAGGAAGGGCCGACAGTGTTTGCACCTTTCTCTGAGAAGACCACGTACTTTGGCGACCCGGCGAAACAGTGGATGATCAACTTTCGCGTGCGCGATCTGGATAAGCTGGCCGCGCAACTGGAAGCGGCAGGCATCGCGGTGAAGGTGGACCCGACGATCTATC
Protein-coding regions in this window:
- the mug gene encoding G/U mismatch-specific DNA glycosylase, with the translated sequence MRWILPEFQRGNYSICEARSTKPRLVFFDRQHDAESNQTRKDIRSLRIDAEDSAMISKPSEPELLLPDILRKDLDVVFCGINPALSAARAGHHFSSGSNRFWRVLHLAGFTPNQILPADDRTILQYGCGLTAAVERPTVGANELTRREFRASADGLERKLRRYRPRFLAFLGKPAFAAIFQQRTVEWGPQSMRFGGAEVWVLPNPSGLNRAFSLEALVSSYRELRTALQRQSQ
- a CDS encoding VOC family protein; the protein is MKMQRRKMLGVLTAAAGSALMPGSFVVAEQAAEAKPGAKETVAGIGGFFFRAHDPKTLAQWYLDHLGISVMPQSYGAPVWTQQEGPTVFAPFSEKTTYFGDPAKQWMINFRVRDLDKLAAQLEAAGIAVKVDPTIYPNGRFARIHDPEGNPIELWQPMKAAGK